The Silene latifolia isolate original U9 population chromosome X, ASM4854445v1, whole genome shotgun sequence genome contains the following window.
TTAGAAGGGAAGGTGAGGTTGAGTTGCATTAACATGGCGATTTCCGATTGGTATGCTGACCATCCTGACTCGAAAACCAAGGTTGGTGTTCATGTCAGGGACTCCTACAATCACCATCCTCTTGCTGCTGCTGATGccggtaataataattatatcttCTTCTACGTACTCTATCCACCCCCTTTGAATTTGCTCGTTTTTCTTAATTACGTACGATCCTTAAGCTTGTTTTTTTAACTCGATTTCTGAAAGCATTTTAATCATTGTTCTTCAACATACTGAGCAATCGAATTTTGGGCATTACCAAATCATTCACATGCTCTAAGTATTAAAATTTGCAGTTATAGATGTTTTTCCCATTTTGGATCATCCGAAAATAATGTTAGCAAAATATGATCAGCTGATTTTTTTAATAGgttttgatattaaatttaattagCTAAACTAAGAAATATTTGTTTAGTAAATGAGTAGATCGACTTTATAACAATTATTATCTCAGTTTCATGGATATATTGAATATGAATATGCATTCTATCAGCAGCATATTAACCGTGTTCTGTAAACAACATATTTGGTGAAATTAGTAGATTCTCGCCTAAATAGTACTCTGTAGTTTGATACTAAAATCTACCAATTGTGTTTATGCTAATAAATTTGTCCTTTTGTGTTGTGCTTGCTTATATTATTCAACTTGTTGAACGTAGGACCAAAATAATTGAACAAAAAAAGAGGGTGTATACGTTGACTTTACCCATGCAACTATAATAGTCTCCCATCTAAGTAGCTGACTAGCTGATGATAGTGTGTCACCAAGATTGAGTCAATAGCTTAGTTTGATTAATCAATTATAATAAACTTGCTTGGCTGTGAATAAGGATGTTGTAAAGGATGCTTAAGGTTATTAGTCAATAAGCTTGCTTCTCTATAGCCCCTAACTTAGCTTCAAGGATATAATAATTCAGCTGCTCTAACGTCgctttctctcttttctttttttattacTCCGTAACAATTAACAAATATGAATGCGAAAGCTGTTTGTTAGTTAATTGGCTTTAGTTTATGGTGACACATCTAATATGTTTTTGAGCTTTTACATGATCATTTGGAACTTCAATACAAGTGACACAAATTCTCGCGATTCCTTATCGACCTGAAAACTGAGCGACTTTGATTGTAACTGTCAGTTAACTTGTACAGATTGAGAGAACTATAATCGTGACCTAGCGCATCAAAACTTGAGCCGAGACAGCAGGAATATTATTATACATGTCTCCTAATGAAATTGCATCGTCCAAGCTTCTAATTAACTATATGAGTGTTGGTGATAATCATCATGAAAATGATTCAAGTATGTAGCTATCAATGAACAGCATGCACAAATGCTGGAGATTTTGCCAACTAGCTTAGGGAAGTCCAAGGATTAATGTTACACTACGCCTTGAGTCTAGTGTTTGGTTGGATGCTAATGCTAATGTGATGAATACGGAATTATGTTATCCTCGGGAATTATTCACTAATCTCACCTTATGGCTCTGCAGTGAAACAAGGATGGCATATAGTTAATAAAATTTTTGTATCTTATTTAATTGCAGTTGTGGATTTGATAAAGAATGAGAGAGTTGCAGCAATTATTGGGCCGGAGACATCAGAAGAGGCTCAATTTGCAGTCAATCTTGGTGAAAGTGCTCAAGTTCCCATTGTTTCCTACTCTGCTACAAGCCCTTTCATTTCACCCTCTCAAAACCCCTACTTTATTCGAGCAACGCAAGATGACTCTTCCCAAGTACATCCCCTTACAGATTTCATTCAAGCTTTTCGATGGAGGCAAGTTGTGCCCGTCTATGTTGATGATGAATTTGGTGGTGGGATCATACCTTTCTTGGCTGATGCCTTACAGCAGATCGGGACACGTATCCCCTACAGGAGTGTCATGCCTTCATCTGCCTCCAAATATCAGATATTAGCGGAGCTTTACAGGCTCAAATCTCTGTCTTGTCGTGTCTTTATAGTTCACATGCCGTCATTTCTGGGGTCTCAGCTGTTTATTATGGCTCAAGAACTGGGCATGATGAGTCAGGACTATGTTTGGATCATAACCAACGCGATGGGAAATGTGTTGAGCAATGTTAGTCCTCAAGTCCTTCAAGCCATGCAGGGAGTTGTAGGACTCGAATCTTATCTTCCCCAGACAAAGGAGCTCCAAAATTTTACTGTCAGATGGAAATTGAAATTCCAGCAGGAAAACCCAACTCTGACGGAAGCAAGACTAGATGTTTATGGATTTGGGGCTTATGATGCTACTGTTGCTCTAGCTAGAGCTGTCGAACAAATTGGTCCTACTAACTTCACCTTTCGGAGAGCTGACAATGCGGCTAACTTATCTACTGACATTGCTACAATGGGAGTCTCACAAGTTGGCCCTAAGTTGCTGCAACAACTGTTACGCTTGAGATTTAAAGGTTTGAGTGGTAATTTTACTCTTTCTGATGGCGAGATTCAAGACTCAAGTTTTCGGTTCATAAACATTAGGAATGGTGGGAAGCATGGGATCGGGTATTGGACTCCATCCGGCAGACTAGTTCCAATCAAGGATGGTTTTAAACATGCTACTTCAGTAGCCAATCTTGAGACCATTAAATGGCCTGGGGATCCAACATCGATTCCTAGAGGTTGGGTGAGTTCACCAAATGGAAAGACGTTGAAGATTGGAGTTCCAATCAAGGATGGTTTTAAACAATTCGTCCAGGTGACTCATGATGTTGACACTAACAAAACAAATGTTGCAGGGTTTTGCATTGATGTGTTTGATGCTGTGATGAGCAAACTACCATACTCAGTCCCTTATGAGTACATACCCTATACTGAGCATCATGGTAAACCTACTGAGAGTTATGATAATCTTGTCTTCCAAGTCTACGAGAAGGTAAAGCATTCAGAATAATTTGTTGATTGATACTTCTTTGTTTTCCGCCACTTTTAGATGACGTATTTTTTTCAAAGGGTACTGACCAGATAAAGTCTAGTCCATTAAAGATAGGTTGCTAAAATTGTCTCGTGTTATCTGCAGAAGTTTGATGCAGTGGTAGGTGACATTACAATCAGAGCAAACAGATCAACACACGTGGATTTTGTGTTGCCTTTCTCAGAATCTGGTGTAATAATGATAGCGCCTTTGAAAGACAAGAAGAAAATAAGGGCCTGGCTGTTTGTGAAGCCCTTGACTTGGGATTTGTGGGTCACAACGTTTTGCTTCTTCATATTCATAGCATTTGTTGTTTGGATACTTGAACACAGAATAAATGAGGATTTCAGGGGACCTCCGGGACATCAAGCAGGGACAAGTCTCTATTACTCTTTCTCAACAATGGTGTTTTCCCATAGTGAGTTCATCTCTCATACGAATAACCTTTTTTTTTCCTGTGTTCATATTAATTTAACTGACTAGATGAATGAATTATGCAACAAAATCCAGGTTTTAGTGTGTTCAGTAACCTAACAAGGTTTGTAGTGATCATTTGGGTGTTCGTGCTTCTCCTGCTAACACAAAGCTACACTGCCAGCTTGACGTCTTTGTTGACTGTACAACAGTTACAACCAACAATCACAGATGTAAAAGAGCTAATAAAGCACAAGCACAATGTTGCTTATCAAGAAGGCTCCTTTGTCGGAGACCTCCTTGTTCAGATGAAATTCAATAGAAAAAATTTATATCCGTTCAACACCACGGAGCAATTACATCTTCTTCTATCAAAGGGGACAGCAAACGGAGGTGTTTCAGCAGCATTTGATGAAATCCCGTATTTAAAACTGTTTATGGGAGCGTACTGCTCCAAGTATACAATGGTTCAACCCACATATAAGACTGATGGCTTCGGATTTGTAAGCTCAGACGCTTGAATTGGCCTCCTTCAAGTAGATGAATAATTAGTGTTTTTTTCGTATTGAACAATCTGATATTTTTCATTACAGGCTTTCCCGAAAGGCTCACCTCTTGTATCAGATGTCTCTCGTGGTGTGTTAATTGTGACGGAGGGAAAAGAGATGACAGATCTTGAGAATAAATGGCTTCAGACAAACAATTGTCCCGATTCAACTCCTGCGTTAACATCGAGCAGTCTGGGACTAGACAGCTTCTGGGGGTTATTTACAATGGCAGGAGCTGCAGCATTATCTGCCTTGCTCATATCCTTAGCAGGATTTCTTAAAGAGCACAAAAGCGTATGGTCTGACACTAATCTTTCTGTTTGGACTAGGATTACAACATTGTTCAGAGTATATGACCAAAAAAATCTCAGCTCTCATACTTTCAAGAAAAGCCAAGCTGGTACTGCATCAAATACTCCATATTTACAGAGTCCGTCGAGCTATTGGGACAATTCCGAAAGGGGCTTTAATAAATATATAGAACAACAAACTCCAACTCCGTCACCAGACAATATGGACCCCAGTTCTAGTGAACAGGGAAATCGAGAAGGTGGTGCGAGTATAGAGAATATTCCTGCTTCCTAATTATCGTCACATATCTTTGTATTATATGTCGTAGATATTGCTTTCCTTTTCTTGTATTATTCCGTATCTTAACATATTCCATGTATATTGTAGTCTTGGTAAATAAGTTATTAGGTAACCCTAGATCTAGTCTATTGTACGCTACTATATATATTGTACGCATCCTTCATAAATGATTATGCAATTCAATAATATTCAACCGTTCATAATTCTATCAGCGAGCTGACGGATATGTTTATAAATGTAGAGTCGAGTATTAGCTTCCACAGTATACTTCTCACTGCATATTCACTATTCTGTCTTCACCGTTCTAGCTGTGATTTATAGATGAATAATTCCATTCATAATGTTTATAGTTAAATGGCCGTTGAGTTGACGTGAATAACAATCACCTTGCAATCTGCTGGACATTATATACCTTTATCCATGGAATCAAATTGCCAGAACATAATAACTCTGCATTACTTGTACATGTTAGAAAAAGTGGAGCAATATTCCGTAAATAATATTACAacaatatacaataatataaatgacataaATAAAAGAACAATAATATAAAATAGAGTAGAGAAGAAAGATGTAGCCTGGGTCGAATCGCGCTAGGCGCTTTCCTAAGAGAGATAACGCCTCCACTGCACTGGTTACCAAATAGTGCATTCCTCTCCCAAGATACGACAACCGGTTGGATTCCTTCGGTATCAGCAAGAGGAGTCTCCGAACCGACGATCACCCGATGCtcaataatatttattttatattatgaaataactttgataaaaaaaaaaacaattgtcAATAAGATCAATATCAAAGACGTATATATTTGTATATATCCCTCTTTATGCCAATGATATCTTATTTATATAAAATGACCATTACACAAATGATCCACCCATGCAAATGTATGGTCAAAGCAATTAACGTACAAAACCAACTTAATGGTGGTCAATTGCTCATAATGATGATGTCCATAATTAACATTTAAAGTCATTGTTATTGCCCATATGCAAAACGTAAATTTCTATATTAGTGATAATAATCACCACTCACAACCAACATAAATGTAATTGACCACCTTTATACAAAATATTGACC
Protein-coding sequences here:
- the LOC141623908 gene encoding glutamate receptor 2.8-like isoform X2, whose protein sequence is MMKILVKCNGRAFISICYYLLLSYWVLNNEWLSFVEGQAMEVKVGVVIDKESLEGKVRLSCINMAISDWYADHPDSKTKVGVHVRDSYNHHPLAAADAVVDLIKNERVAAIIGPETSEEAQFAVNLGESAQVPIVSYSATSPFISPSQNPYFIRATQDDSSQVHPLTDFIQAFRWRQVVPVYVDDEFGGGIIPFLADALQQIGTRIPYRSVMPSSASKYQILAELYRLKSLSCRVFIVHMPSFLGSQLFIMAQELGMMSQDYVWIITNAMGNVLSNVSPQVLQAMQGVVGLESYLPQTKELQNFTVRWKLKFQQENPTLTEARLDVYGFGAYDATVALARAVEQIGPTNFTFRRADNAANLSTDIATMGVSQVGPKLLQQLLRLRFKGLSGNFTLSDGEIQDSSFRFINIRNGGKHGIGYWTPSGRLVPIKDGFKHATSVANLETIKWPGDPTSIPRGWVSSPNGKTLKIGVPIKDGFKQFVQVTHDVDTNKTNVAGFCIDVFDAVMSKLPYSVPYEYIPYTEHHGKPTESYDNLVFQVYEKKFDAVVGDITIRANRSTHVDFVLPFSESGVIMIAPLKDKKKIRAWLFVKPLTWDLWVTTFCFFIFIAFVVWILEHRINEDFRGPPGHQAGTSLYYSFSTMVFSHSFSVFSNLTRFVVIIWVFVLLLLTQSYTASLTSLLTVQQLQPTITDVKELIKHKHNVAYQEGSFVGDLLVQMKFNRKNLYPFNTTEQLHLLLSKGTANGGVSAAFDEIPYLKLFMGAYCSKYTMVQPTYKTDGFGFAFPKGSPLVSDVSRGVLIVTEGKEMTDLENKWLQTNNCPDSTPALTSSSLGLDSFWGLFTMAGAAALSALLISLAGFLKEHKSVWSDTNLSVWTRITTLFRVYDQKNLSSHTFKKSQAGTASNTPYLQSPSSYWDNSERGFNKYIEQQTPTPSPDNMDPSSSEQGNREGAS
- the LOC141623908 gene encoding glutamate receptor 2.8-like isoform X1, which codes for MMKILVKCNGRAFISICYYLLLSYWVLNNEWLSFVEGQAMEVKVGVVIDKESLEGKVRLSCINMAISDWYADHPDSKTKVGVHVRDSYNHHPLAAADAVVDLIKNERVAAIIGPETSEEAQFAVNLGESAQVPIVSYSATSPFISPSQNPYFIRATQDDSSQVHPLTDFIQAFRWRQVVPVYVDDEFGGGIIPFLADALQQIGTRIPYRSVMPSSASKYQILAELYRLKSLSCRVFIVHMPSFLGSQLFIMAQELGMMSQDYVWIITNAMGNVLSNVSPQVLQAMQGVVGLESYLPQTKELQNFTVRWKLKFQQENPTLTEARLDVYGFGAYDATVALARAVEQIGPTNFTFRRADNAANLSTDIATMGVSQVGPKLLQQLLRLRFKGLSGNFTLSDGEIQDSSFRFINIRNGGKHGIGYWTPSGRLVPIKDGFKHATSVANLETIKWPGDPTSIPRGWVSSPNGKTLKIGVPIKDGFKQFVQVTHDVDTNKTNVAGFCIDVFDAVMSKLPYSVPYEYIPYTEHHGKPTESYDNLVFQVYEKKFDAVVGDITIRANRSTHVDFVLPFSESGVIMIAPLKDKKKIRAWLFVKPLTWDLWVTTFCFFIFIAFVVWILEHRINEDFRGPPGHQAGTSLYYSFSTMVFSHSFSVFSNLTRFVVIIWVFVLLLLTQSYTASLTSLLTVQQLQPTITDVKELIKHKHNVAYQEGSFVGDLLVQMKFNRKNLYPFNTTEQLHLLLSKGTANGGVSAAFDEIPYLKLFMGAYCSKYTMVQPTYKTDGFGFAFPKGSPLVSDVSRGVLIVTEGKEMTDLENKWLQTNNCPDSTPALTSSSLGLDSFWGLFTMAGAAALSALLISLAGFLKEHKSVWSDTNLSVWTRITTLFRVYDQKNLSSHTFKKSQAGTASNTPYLQSPSSYWDNSERGFNKYIEQQTPTPSPDNMDPSSSEQGNREGGASIENIPAS